A DNA window from Aquarana catesbeiana isolate 2022-GZ linkage group LG01, ASM4218655v1, whole genome shotgun sequence contains the following coding sequences:
- the LRAT gene encoding lecithin retinol acyltransferase: MKNSLADWLIFFLDKISVVASFKLFSMPDESEGDHHYQDISYFRRGDLLEVPRTLFVHFGIYLGNNKVAHLMPDILPTLTDDKCLIDKVVTNKRLILGVLAKVASIRVDTVQDFAYGGTIIVNHMDSSFKTKPLCNEEVAQRAEKLLGATPYSLLWDNCEHFVTYCRYGLPVSFQTDKFCETVKRIIRDQRSVFLSAALGLVLILCLGMEPSTTLPSLFITFSLWMAS; the protein is encoded by the exons ATGAAGAACTCCCTGGCGGACTGGTTGATCTTTTTCTTGGATAAGATATCAGTGGTGGCCAGCTTCAAACTCTTTAGCATGCCAGATGAAAGTGAGGGAGATCACCATTATCAGGACATTTCCTATTTTAGGCGGGGAGATTTGTTAGAAGTTCCCAGGACGCTGTTTGTACACTTTGGGATTTACTTGGGGAATAACAAGGTTGCCCATCTGATGCCAGATATCCTTCCTACCCTGACAGATGACAAGTGTCTGATTGACAAAGTGGTGACTAACAAAAGGCTGATCCTGGGGGTCCTGGCTAAGGTGGCCAGTATCAGGGTGGACACTGTGCAGGACTTTGCCTATGGTGGAACCATAATAGTTAATCACATGGACAGCAGCTTCAAGACAAAACCACTCTGTAACGAGGAAGTGGCCCAAAGGGCTGAAAAGTTACTGGGGGCCACACCATACAGCCTGCTGTGGGATAACTGCGAGCACTTTGTGACCTATTGTAGATATGGCTTGCCTGTGAGCTTTCAGACTGATAAG TTTTGTGAGACTGTCAAGAGGATTATCAGAGACCAAAGAAGCGTGTTTCTTTCTGCTGCCTTAGGCCTTGTGCTAATACTGTGTCTGGGAATGGAGCCTTCCACCACCCTCCCCAGTCTCTTCATCACATTCTCTCTGTGGATGGCAAGCTAG